A window of the Oncorhynchus mykiss isolate Arlee chromosome 15, USDA_OmykA_1.1, whole genome shotgun sequence genome harbors these coding sequences:
- the LOC110499870 gene encoding pyrin-like: MSEMKRLFDDELKRIQQYAVDVILDPDTASPWLILSKNGKEVRTGEKKQKLPDNPKRFDSAVNVLGKKGFSSGRFYYEVTVTGKTEWNLGVARESINRKGTVALSPDNGRWAVILRDGSKYIACAPTRVHLCMREKPQKVGVFVDYEEGQVSFYDVEARSHIYSFTGYTFTEKLYPYFSPLLNDGGKNSTPLIISPVNHTD, translated from the coding sequence ATGAGTGAGATGAAGAGGTTGTTTGATGATGAGCTGAAGAGGATTCAGCAGTATGCAGTGGATGTTATTCTGGACCCTGATACAGCAAGCCCCTGGCTCATTCTGTCTAAGAATGGGAAAGAAGTGAGaactggagaaaaaaaacagaagcTCCCTGATAACCCAAAGAGGTTTGATTCTGCCGTTAATGTCTTGGGAAAGAAAGGCTTCTCCTCAGGGAGATTCTACTATGAGGTAACTGTTACAGGGAAGACTGAGTGGAATTTAGGAGTGGCCAGAGAGTCTATCAACAGAAAGGGGACTGTCGCATTAAGCCCTGATAATGGACGCTGGGCAGTGATCCTGAGGGATGGGAGTAAGTACATAGCTTGTGCCCCGACCCGTGTCCACCTCTGCATGAGAGAGAAGCCCCAGAAGGTGGGGGTGTTTGTGGATTATGAGGAGGGTCAGGTCTCATTTTAtgatgtggaggccaggtctcaTATCTACTCTTTCACTGGCTACACCTTCACTGAGAAACTATATCCATACTTCAGCCCTTTGCTCAATGATGGTGGTAAAAACTCTACTCCTCTAATCATCTCTCCTGTCAATCACACAGACTGA